A window from Drosophila nasuta strain 15112-1781.00 chromosome 3, ASM2355853v1, whole genome shotgun sequence encodes these proteins:
- the LOC132790207 gene encoding protein prickle isoform X3 produces MDNTNQMPVELERPISRTPLTQISYLQKIPTLPRHFSPSHGQQPGAGAGTLPLPLPPALGNLGLPSSSSASALYGAQNAGNMLPTSPLPLQRHQQYLPPHHQQLPPMQLPAGPPGAASTQYSPAASGCSSNSKYSNSSLKQTHGHPHPHQQHQQHGQHGHHQLSPALSTPSPPSLLHHPAAGSSSASAHAPFLAGPHMDIQRQSHSDDDSGCALEEYTWVPPGLRPDQVRLYFSQIPDDKVPYVNSPGEQYRVRQLLHQLPPHDNEVRYCHSLTDEERKELRLFSTQRKRDALGRGNVRQLMSARPCDGCDELISTGDIAVFATRLGPNASWHPGCFTCCICRELLVDLIYFHRDGRMYCGRHHAETLKPRCSACDEIILADECTEAEGRAWHMNHFACHECDKQLGGQRYIMREGKPYCLLCFDAMFAEYCDYCGEAIGVDQGQMSHDGQHWHATDECFSCNTCRCSLLGRAFLPRRGAIYCSIACSKGEPPTPSDSSGTGMYTTPTPPAQRVRPQQTRIPSSHASSSPPMSPQQQQQHQASFNQAMYQLQSQQLAAGVGNEAAGGLLVSHGKQSYPTSDSDAGVVKDLDQSRHNAGGDFTDFSSSQNMSPLNSPGDFQPHLMPKPMELQRDGVYNFNEMATNLDAAWPAKPPLGAAHSYQMQRQLQQVSKMENSITSSMPELGVSGVQHMAHFGQPLPAAPPLHASAQQFHASQHEYADIMHPPPPPPTTCGELPELPTPNLSVASTALPPELMGSPTHSAGDRSLNTPLSTQSATQPPTHPVSILSGGSSSSPMSGEPGKKKGVRFEGIPDTLPRSRSYSGNGAGTSGSGGERERERDRDRERDRDGNRHGHGHGSRRRRRRKSSSHHRSGSGHRSHSTTRADTYAPAQPLSSSYQGPPSVLQTTTMADSEAMTLPHKSPRHQREREREREREREREESEESDVCSTCSSSSSSSEDYMMMYQLPQRRHYGGVRVSYVPNDALAYDRKRKPSDMAGDKDKNCIIS; encoded by the exons GCCCATCAGTCGAACGCCGCTAACGCAGATTTCGTATCTGCAGAAGATCCCGACATTGCCGCGCCACTTCTCGCCCAGCCATGGCCAACAGCCTGGTGCTGGTGCTGGTACattgccgctgccgttgcccCCGGCACTGGGCAACTTGGGCCTGCCCAGCAGCTCATCGGCGAGCGCATTGTATGGGGCACAGAATGCGGGCAACATGTTGCCCACATCACCATTGCCGCTGCAACGACATCAGCAATACTTGCCGCCgcatcatcagcagctgcCACCAATGCAGTTACCCGCTGGTCCACCTGGTGCCGCATCCACACAGTATTCGCCAGCTGCCTCGGGCTGCTCCTCGAACTCCAAGTATTCGAATTCCTCGCTGAAGCAAACGCATGGTCATCCGCATccacatcagcagcatcaacaacatgGACAGCATGGCCATCATCAGCTGTCACCGGCGCTATCGACACCCTCGCCACCATCGCTGCTGCATCATCCAGCCGCGGGCTCCTCGTCAGCGTCGGCACATGCGCCATTCTTGGCCGGCCCGCACATGGATATCCAGCGACAATCGCACTCGGACGATGACAGCGGCTGCGCGCTCGAGGAGTACACATGGGTGCCGCCTGGCCTGCGACCAGATCAG GTACGCTTGTATTTTTCCCAAATACCCGACGACAAAGTGCCATACGTCAACAGTCCCGGAGAGCAGTATCGTGTGCGACAATTGCTGCATCAACTGCCGCCGCATGATAACGAG GTTCGTTACTGTCACTCACTGACGGATGAGGAGCGCAAGGAGCTGCGCCTGTTCTCCACACAGCGCAAACGTGATGCACTTGGTCGCGGCAATGTCCGACAACTGATGAGTGCCCGTCCCTGCGATGGC TGCGATGAACTGATTTCCACTGGCGACATCGCTGTGTTTGCCACGCGACTGGGACCAAATGCCAGCTGGCATCCTGGCTGCTTTACTTGCTGCATTTGCCGCGAGCTGCTCGTGGATCTCATCTACTTTCATCGCGATGGACGCATGTACTGTGGCCGTCATCATGCCGAGACGCTCAAGCCGCGCTGCTCTGCCTGCGATGAG ATTATCCTGGCGGATGAGTGCACCGAGGCCGAGGGACGTGCTTGGCACATGAATCACTTTGCCTGCCACGAGTGCGACAAACAACTCGGAGGCCAGCGTTACATCATGCGAGAGGGGAAGCCGTACTGTCTGCTCTGCTTCGATGCCATGTTCGCCGAGTACTGCGACTATTGCGGCGAGGCCATTGGCGTCGACCAGGGCCAGATGAGTCACGACGGTCAGCACTGGCATGCCACCGACGAATGCTTCTCGTGCAACACCTGCCGCTGCTCGCTGCTGGGTCGCGCTTTCCTACCGCGCcgtggcgccatctattgtTCGATAGCCTGCAGCAAGGGCGAGCCACCAACGCCCTCGGATAGCTCCGGCACTGGCATGTACACCACGCCCACGCCGCCCGCTCAGCGTGTGCGGCCGCAGCAGACGCGCATACCGAGCAGCCACGCCTCCAGCTCTCCGCCCATgtcgccacagcagcagcaacagcatcaggcTAGCTTCAATCAGGCCATGTATCAGCTGCAGAGCCAGCAACTGGCCGCAGGCGTTGGCAATGAGGCAGCCGGCGGTCTGTTGGTGTCGCATGGCAAGCAGAGTTATCCCACCTCAGACTCGGATGCGGGCGTCGTCAAGGATCTGGACCAGAGCCGTCATAATGCTGGAGGCGATTTCACCGATTTCTCCAGCTCGCAAAATATGTCGCCACTGAATTCGCCCGGCGACTTTCAGCCACATCTGATGCCAAAGCCCATGGAGCTGCAACGCGACGGAGTCTACAACTTCAACGAGATGGCCACCAATTTGGATGCCGCGTGGCCCGCCAAGCCACCACTGGGCGCTGCACATAGCTATCAGATGCAACGGCAGCTGCAACAAGTCTCCAAAATGGAGAACTCCATCACCTCCAGCATGCCAGAGTTGGGCGTGAGCGGAGTGCAGCACATGGCACATTTTGGTCAACCGTTGCCCGCTGCTCCGCCGCTGCATGCCTCCGCTCAGCAGTTCCATGCGTCACAGCATGAGTATGCGGACATTATGCatccaccgccaccgccgccaacAACATGCGGCGAACTACCCGAGCTGCCCACGCCCAATCTGAGTGTTGCGTCCACGGCGCTGCCGCCGGAGCTAATGGGTTCGCCCACGCACTCGGCAGGAGATCGTTCGCTGAACACGCCACTCTCCACGCAGTCGGCCACGCAGCCGCCCACGCATCCGGTGTCCATACTGAGCGGTGGCTCCTCATCCTCGCCCATGAGCGGTGAGCCGGGCAAGAAGAAGGGCGTCCGCTTCGAGGGAATTCCCGACACCTTGCCGCGATCCCGCAGCTACTCCGGCAATGGCGCCGGCaccagcggcagcggcggggAACGAGAGCGTGAACGAGACAGAGATCGAGAGCGGGATAGAGATGGCAAtcgacatggacatggacatggttCGCGacggcgtcgtcgtcgcaaGTCGTCGAGTCATCATCGCAGCGGCAGCGGGCATCGCTCGCATTCCACAACCCGAGCCGACACCTATGCACCGGCCCAGCCGTTGTCCTCCTCCTACCAAGGTCCGCCATCGGTGCTGCAAACAACGACGATGGCTGACAGCGAGGCGATGACGTTGCCACACAAATCGCCGAGGCATCAGCGCGAAAGGGAGCGAGAAAgggaacgagaacgagaacgcgAAGAATCGGAGGAGTCGGATGTGTGTTCCACGTGCTCGTCGAGTTCGTCTAGCTCCGAGGATTACATGATGATGTACCAGCTACCGCAGCGGCGACACTATGGCGGCGTTCGCGTCAGCTATGTGCCCAACGATGCCCTCGCCTACGATCGCAAGCGCAAGCCCTCGGACATGGCCGGCGATAAGGACAAGAACTGCATAATCTCGTGA
- the LOC132790207 gene encoding protein prickle isoform X2, whose translation MSESIDNLHADNNSGSGNNNNSNSNIVAANNDGDSDVEVIEGMELLEGNYQVLRQWVPPAPNYWDAPPKAIIKSAEVRPISRTPLTQISYLQKIPTLPRHFSPSHGQQPGAGAGTLPLPLPPALGNLGLPSSSSASALYGAQNAGNMLPTSPLPLQRHQQYLPPHHQQLPPMQLPAGPPGAASTQYSPAASGCSSNSKYSNSSLKQTHGHPHPHQQHQQHGQHGHHQLSPALSTPSPPSLLHHPAAGSSSASAHAPFLAGPHMDIQRQSHSDDDSGCALEEYTWVPPGLRPDQVRLYFSQIPDDKVPYVNSPGEQYRVRQLLHQLPPHDNEVRYCHSLTDEERKELRLFSTQRKRDALGRGNVRQLMSARPCDGCDELISTGDIAVFATRLGPNASWHPGCFTCCICRELLVDLIYFHRDGRMYCGRHHAETLKPRCSACDEIILADECTEAEGRAWHMNHFACHECDKQLGGQRYIMREGKPYCLLCFDAMFAEYCDYCGEAIGVDQGQMSHDGQHWHATDECFSCNTCRCSLLGRAFLPRRGAIYCSIACSKGEPPTPSDSSGTGMYTTPTPPAQRVRPQQTRIPSSHASSSPPMSPQQQQQHQASFNQAMYQLQSQQLAAGVGNEAAGGLLVSHGKQSYPTSDSDAGVVKDLDQSRHNAGGDFTDFSSSQNMSPLNSPGDFQPHLMPKPMELQRDGVYNFNEMATNLDAAWPAKPPLGAAHSYQMQRQLQQVSKMENSITSSMPELGVSGVQHMAHFGQPLPAAPPLHASAQQFHASQHEYADIMHPPPPPPTTCGELPELPTPNLSVASTALPPELMGSPTHSAGDRSLNTPLSTQSATQPPTHPVSILSGGSSSSPMSGEPGKKKGVRFEGIPDTLPRSRSYSGNGAGTSGSGGERERERDRDRERDRDGNRHGHGHGSRRRRRRKSSSHHRSGSGHRSHSTTRADTYAPAQPLSSSYQGPPSVLQTTTMADSEAMTLPHKSPRHQREREREREREREREESEESDVCSTCSSSSSSSEDYMMMYQLPQRRHYGGVRVSYVPNDALAYDRKRKPSDMAGDKDKNCIIS comes from the exons GCCCATCAGTCGAACGCCGCTAACGCAGATTTCGTATCTGCAGAAGATCCCGACATTGCCGCGCCACTTCTCGCCCAGCCATGGCCAACAGCCTGGTGCTGGTGCTGGTACattgccgctgccgttgcccCCGGCACTGGGCAACTTGGGCCTGCCCAGCAGCTCATCGGCGAGCGCATTGTATGGGGCACAGAATGCGGGCAACATGTTGCCCACATCACCATTGCCGCTGCAACGACATCAGCAATACTTGCCGCCgcatcatcagcagctgcCACCAATGCAGTTACCCGCTGGTCCACCTGGTGCCGCATCCACACAGTATTCGCCAGCTGCCTCGGGCTGCTCCTCGAACTCCAAGTATTCGAATTCCTCGCTGAAGCAAACGCATGGTCATCCGCATccacatcagcagcatcaacaacatgGACAGCATGGCCATCATCAGCTGTCACCGGCGCTATCGACACCCTCGCCACCATCGCTGCTGCATCATCCAGCCGCGGGCTCCTCGTCAGCGTCGGCACATGCGCCATTCTTGGCCGGCCCGCACATGGATATCCAGCGACAATCGCACTCGGACGATGACAGCGGCTGCGCGCTCGAGGAGTACACATGGGTGCCGCCTGGCCTGCGACCAGATCAG GTACGCTTGTATTTTTCCCAAATACCCGACGACAAAGTGCCATACGTCAACAGTCCCGGAGAGCAGTATCGTGTGCGACAATTGCTGCATCAACTGCCGCCGCATGATAACGAG GTTCGTTACTGTCACTCACTGACGGATGAGGAGCGCAAGGAGCTGCGCCTGTTCTCCACACAGCGCAAACGTGATGCACTTGGTCGCGGCAATGTCCGACAACTGATGAGTGCCCGTCCCTGCGATGGC TGCGATGAACTGATTTCCACTGGCGACATCGCTGTGTTTGCCACGCGACTGGGACCAAATGCCAGCTGGCATCCTGGCTGCTTTACTTGCTGCATTTGCCGCGAGCTGCTCGTGGATCTCATCTACTTTCATCGCGATGGACGCATGTACTGTGGCCGTCATCATGCCGAGACGCTCAAGCCGCGCTGCTCTGCCTGCGATGAG ATTATCCTGGCGGATGAGTGCACCGAGGCCGAGGGACGTGCTTGGCACATGAATCACTTTGCCTGCCACGAGTGCGACAAACAACTCGGAGGCCAGCGTTACATCATGCGAGAGGGGAAGCCGTACTGTCTGCTCTGCTTCGATGCCATGTTCGCCGAGTACTGCGACTATTGCGGCGAGGCCATTGGCGTCGACCAGGGCCAGATGAGTCACGACGGTCAGCACTGGCATGCCACCGACGAATGCTTCTCGTGCAACACCTGCCGCTGCTCGCTGCTGGGTCGCGCTTTCCTACCGCGCcgtggcgccatctattgtTCGATAGCCTGCAGCAAGGGCGAGCCACCAACGCCCTCGGATAGCTCCGGCACTGGCATGTACACCACGCCCACGCCGCCCGCTCAGCGTGTGCGGCCGCAGCAGACGCGCATACCGAGCAGCCACGCCTCCAGCTCTCCGCCCATgtcgccacagcagcagcaacagcatcaggcTAGCTTCAATCAGGCCATGTATCAGCTGCAGAGCCAGCAACTGGCCGCAGGCGTTGGCAATGAGGCAGCCGGCGGTCTGTTGGTGTCGCATGGCAAGCAGAGTTATCCCACCTCAGACTCGGATGCGGGCGTCGTCAAGGATCTGGACCAGAGCCGTCATAATGCTGGAGGCGATTTCACCGATTTCTCCAGCTCGCAAAATATGTCGCCACTGAATTCGCCCGGCGACTTTCAGCCACATCTGATGCCAAAGCCCATGGAGCTGCAACGCGACGGAGTCTACAACTTCAACGAGATGGCCACCAATTTGGATGCCGCGTGGCCCGCCAAGCCACCACTGGGCGCTGCACATAGCTATCAGATGCAACGGCAGCTGCAACAAGTCTCCAAAATGGAGAACTCCATCACCTCCAGCATGCCAGAGTTGGGCGTGAGCGGAGTGCAGCACATGGCACATTTTGGTCAACCGTTGCCCGCTGCTCCGCCGCTGCATGCCTCCGCTCAGCAGTTCCATGCGTCACAGCATGAGTATGCGGACATTATGCatccaccgccaccgccgccaacAACATGCGGCGAACTACCCGAGCTGCCCACGCCCAATCTGAGTGTTGCGTCCACGGCGCTGCCGCCGGAGCTAATGGGTTCGCCCACGCACTCGGCAGGAGATCGTTCGCTGAACACGCCACTCTCCACGCAGTCGGCCACGCAGCCGCCCACGCATCCGGTGTCCATACTGAGCGGTGGCTCCTCATCCTCGCCCATGAGCGGTGAGCCGGGCAAGAAGAAGGGCGTCCGCTTCGAGGGAATTCCCGACACCTTGCCGCGATCCCGCAGCTACTCCGGCAATGGCGCCGGCaccagcggcagcggcggggAACGAGAGCGTGAACGAGACAGAGATCGAGAGCGGGATAGAGATGGCAAtcgacatggacatggacatggttCGCGacggcgtcgtcgtcgcaaGTCGTCGAGTCATCATCGCAGCGGCAGCGGGCATCGCTCGCATTCCACAACCCGAGCCGACACCTATGCACCGGCCCAGCCGTTGTCCTCCTCCTACCAAGGTCCGCCATCGGTGCTGCAAACAACGACGATGGCTGACAGCGAGGCGATGACGTTGCCACACAAATCGCCGAGGCATCAGCGCGAAAGGGAGCGAGAAAgggaacgagaacgagaacgcgAAGAATCGGAGGAGTCGGATGTGTGTTCCACGTGCTCGTCGAGTTCGTCTAGCTCCGAGGATTACATGATGATGTACCAGCTACCGCAGCGGCGACACTATGGCGGCGTTCGCGTCAGCTATGTGCCCAACGATGCCCTCGCCTACGATCGCAAGCGCAAGCCCTCGGACATGGCCGGCGATAAGGACAAGAACTGCATAATCTCGTGA